In Pseudomonas fakonensis, one DNA window encodes the following:
- a CDS encoding fe2+ zn2+ uptake regulation protein, whose translation MYHPQPLLQTPPRPAATPSEETGRVGNEQIRELLRTFGLRTSLIRLKVIDTLHAADLNGRSIGVRGVHAQLEQLDIPLSFLSVREVLKRLCAEGVINLGSDKCYSLNPQARAVLEQAAAR comes from the coding sequence ATGTATCACCCGCAACCCCTGCTGCAGACACCGCCAAGGCCGGCGGCCACGCCCAGTGAAGAGACCGGGCGCGTGGGCAACGAACAGATCCGCGAGCTGCTGCGCACCTTCGGCCTGCGCACCAGCCTGATCCGCCTGAAAGTCATCGACACCCTGCATGCGGCCGATCTCAACGGGCGCAGTATCGGTGTGCGCGGCGTGCATGCGCAGCTTGAACAGCTGGATATCCCGCTGTCGTTCCTGAGCGTGCGTGAGGTGCTCAAGCGCCTGTGCGCCGAAGGCGTGATCAACCTGGGCAGTGACAAATGCTACAGCCTCAACCCGCAAGCCCGGGCCGTCCTCGAACAAGCCGCTGCACGCTGA
- a CDS encoding type II secretion system protein GspJ: protein MAGKPAPTRERRQSGPGPAGRQQGFTLIEVMIAILLMAVVSLIAWRGLDSVSRADRHVRQAHDDNQSVLRVFQQLQRDLALRASLELLEPPLPGREAPGKPLLPAVRARADRLELVRSGAIPGSGLQRVRWYLQGGTLYRATAPAQDHYPLPAPKGAVAVLENVTAFSLRDWQAKGGWQSPAGEARDNPMGLEVRLTWRGPQGDERYRQVLGPFN from the coding sequence ATCGCCGGCAAGCCGGCTCCTACAAGGGAGCGGCGCCAGTCGGGCCCTGGCCCGGCTGGCCGGCAACAGGGCTTCACCCTGATCGAAGTGATGATCGCCATCCTGCTGATGGCGGTGGTCAGCCTGATTGCCTGGCGCGGGCTGGACAGCGTCAGCCGTGCCGACCGCCATGTACGCCAGGCCCACGATGACAACCAGTCAGTACTGAGGGTGTTCCAGCAGTTGCAGCGCGACCTGGCCCTGCGCGCCAGCCTGGAATTGCTCGAGCCACCGCTGCCCGGCCGTGAAGCCCCGGGCAAACCGCTGCTGCCGGCGGTGCGCGCCCGCGCCGACCGGCTGGAGCTGGTGCGCAGCGGCGCCATACCCGGCAGCGGGTTGCAGCGGGTGCGCTGGTACCTGCAGGGCGGCACCTTGTATCGCGCCACGGCCCCTGCCCAGGACCACTACCCATTGCCAGCCCCCAAGGGCGCAGTAGCAGTACTGGAAAACGTCACGGCATTCAGCCTGCGCGACTGGCAGGCCAAGGGCGGCTGGCAATCACCTGCCGGCGAAGCCCGCGACAACCCCATGGGGCTGGAGGTGCGCCTGACCTGGCGCGGCCCCCAGGGCGACGAGCGCTACCGCCAGGTGCTCGGCCCGTTCAACTGA
- a CDS encoding Yip1 family protein yields MNSPLLKLFTHPDDAWIDIRRAEEDHPQQYLPRLLLMALVPAVCLFIGTSTFGWSLAAEERVRLGMASAVQLAGLLYATTVVGVMLMGVMIRWMSRGFDVQPSLNQCIGFAAYCATPWFAAGVVGLVPMRWLAVVALLGASAYASVLLYGGLQTFLRLRKEQAMLFATCVWGVGLLLLVTILVAMILFWSNGLIPQYVRPASLG; encoded by the coding sequence ATGAACAGCCCGTTGCTCAAGCTCTTCACCCACCCGGACGACGCCTGGATCGACATCCGCCGCGCCGAGGAGGACCACCCGCAACAGTATTTGCCGCGCCTGCTGCTGATGGCGTTGGTGCCCGCTGTGTGCCTGTTCATCGGCACCAGCACTTTCGGCTGGAGCCTGGCGGCCGAGGAGCGCGTACGCCTGGGGATGGCCAGCGCCGTGCAACTGGCCGGCCTGTTGTATGCCACCACGGTGGTGGGGGTGATGTTGATGGGGGTGATGATCCGCTGGATGTCGCGGGGATTCGACGTGCAACCGAGCCTGAACCAGTGCATCGGCTTTGCCGCCTATTGCGCCACACCGTGGTTCGCCGCAGGCGTGGTTGGCCTGGTGCCGATGCGCTGGCTGGCAGTGGTGGCGCTGCTGGGGGCATCGGCTTACGCGAGTGTACTGCTGTACGGCGGGCTGCAGACTTTTTTGCGGCTACGCAAGGAACAGGCGATGTTGTTCGCGACCTGCGTGTGGGGGGTGGGCCTGCTGCTGCTGGTGACCATCCTGGTGGCGATGATCCTGTTCTGGTCCAACGGACTGATACCGCAATACGTGCGCCCGGCCAGCCTGGGCTGA
- a CDS encoding STN domain-containing protein, which yields MRAYLLAGLLLLWLMPLRAQPLLALDIPAQPLGQALDSFGRQSGLAVLVDQALLGGVRSSPVQGRYLAREGLQRLLQGTGLEARYSGKGGFTLQPLQLHGQPPQNREHGVPGGSYAQALQQAVERALCASAQTRPGSYRAALQVWIDARGQLVQSRLLATTGDYARDTAVVERLRAVRLDRAPPSSLAQPVTLLLRPVPMDCPLSQGAAAA from the coding sequence GTGCGTGCATACCTGCTGGCAGGCCTGCTATTGCTCTGGTTGATGCCGCTGCGTGCCCAGCCGCTGCTGGCGTTGGACATTCCGGCCCAGCCGTTGGGCCAGGCCCTGGACAGTTTCGGCCGGCAGAGCGGCCTGGCGGTGCTGGTGGATCAGGCGCTGTTGGGCGGCGTGCGTTCAAGCCCGGTGCAGGGGCGTTACCTGGCCCGTGAAGGGTTGCAGCGGCTGTTGCAGGGTACTGGCCTGGAGGCGCGTTACAGCGGCAAGGGCGGTTTCACCCTGCAGCCATTGCAGTTGCACGGGCAGCCGCCGCAAAACCGTGAACACGGCGTGCCGGGCGGCAGCTACGCCCAGGCGTTGCAACAGGCCGTGGAGCGTGCCCTGTGCGCTTCGGCGCAGACCCGCCCCGGCAGTTACCGCGCGGCCCTGCAGGTGTGGATCGATGCCCGTGGCCAGCTGGTGCAGAGCCGCCTGCTGGCCACGACCGGCGACTACGCCCGCGATACGGCCGTGGTCGAGCGTTTGCGAGCGGTGCGCCTGGACCGGGCACCGCCGTCATCCCTGGCGCAGCCGGTCACCCTGCTGCTGCGCCCGGTACCTATGGATTGCCCACTTTCGCAAGGAGCTGCGGCGGCATGA
- a CDS encoding GNAT family N-acetyltransferase, giving the protein MSLIIRPAVRSDATQILTFITELADYERARHEVVASVADIEHSLFDEGSTVHSLVCERDGVAIGFAVYFYSYSTWLGRNGIYLEDLYVTPQQRGDGAGRSLLRHIAREAVANGCGRLEWSVLDWNEPAIGFYQSLGAEAQDEWVRYRLDGERLRQFAEG; this is encoded by the coding sequence ATGAGCCTGATCATCCGCCCTGCCGTGCGCAGCGACGCCACACAGATTCTCACCTTCATCACGGAACTTGCCGACTACGAACGCGCCCGGCATGAGGTAGTGGCTAGCGTCGCCGACATCGAGCACAGCCTGTTCGACGAGGGCAGCACCGTGCACAGCCTGGTCTGCGAGCGTGACGGCGTGGCCATCGGTTTTGCCGTGTATTTCTATAGCTACTCCACCTGGCTGGGGCGCAACGGCATCTACCTCGAAGACCTGTACGTGACGCCGCAACAGCGCGGCGACGGCGCCGGGCGCAGCCTGCTGCGGCACATCGCCCGCGAAGCCGTGGCCAACGGTTGCGGGCGCCTGGAATGGAGCGTGCTGGACTGGAACGAGCCGGCCATCGGCTTCTACCAGTCGCTGGGCGCCGAGGCCCAGGACGAGTGGGTGCGCTACCGCCTGGACGGCGAGCGCCTGCGTCAGTTCGCCGAGGGCTGA
- a CDS encoding DUF6555 family protein yields MIDAKLYVIEYLLHGERKSFIVRAERMDNAEAWHWASCDAGVGRIGRYGREHIRKVSRPMAERFGIGEVSWRQSGG; encoded by the coding sequence ATGATCGACGCCAAACTGTATGTGATCGAGTATCTGCTGCATGGCGAGCGCAAGTCGTTCATCGTCCGTGCCGAGCGGATGGACAATGCCGAGGCCTGGCACTGGGCCAGTTGTGATGCGGGGGTGGGGAGGATTGGGCGCTATGGGCGTGAGCACATTCGCAAGGTCAGCAGGCCCATGGCGGAGCGGTTTGGGATTGGGGAGGTGAGTTGGCGGCAGTCGGGGGGGTGA
- a CDS encoding RNA polymerase sigma factor — MNKPRDSALVKLFLSHYDAFRVRLKRRLGSDDLANDVLQETYLRVDRMEGVHEVHKPGAYLYRMALNVAADRREADARLLTGAEIESLLQVAEDQDPARIVGGQREIQNLLGALYELPARRRRIFIAARLEEASHQEISQRFGISTRTVEKELKAALGHCAMRLERKVFQRFGPGAGKPS; from the coding sequence ATGAACAAACCTCGGGACAGTGCGCTGGTCAAGCTGTTTCTGAGCCACTACGACGCCTTCAGGGTGCGCCTGAAGCGCCGGCTTGGTTCGGACGACCTGGCCAACGATGTACTGCAGGAAACCTACCTGCGGGTCGATCGCATGGAGGGCGTGCACGAGGTGCACAAGCCCGGTGCCTACCTGTACCGCATGGCCCTGAATGTCGCCGCCGACCGCCGCGAGGCCGACGCGCGCCTGCTCACCGGTGCCGAGATCGAAAGCCTGCTGCAGGTGGCCGAGGACCAGGACCCTGCGCGCATCGTCGGCGGCCAGCGTGAAATCCAGAACCTGCTGGGGGCACTTTACGAGCTGCCGGCACGGCGCCGGCGAATCTTCATCGCCGCACGCCTGGAAGAGGCTTCGCACCAGGAAATCTCGCAGCGTTTCGGTATTTCCACGCGCACGGTGGAAAAAGAACTCAAGGCGGCGTTGGGGCATTGTGCGATGCGCCTTGAAAGAAAAGTGTTCCAGCGGTTCGGTCCGGGGGCGGGAAAACCGTCTTGA
- the gspH gene encoding type II secretion system minor pseudopilin GspH, with translation MNGQHGFTLIELMVVLVIVGIASAAISLNIRPDPAKPLRSDAERLAQLLELAQSEAQAEGQALHWQSDGEGYRFVRADGQVVQDGPLRPRRWQAEGIKVQTEPKGAIWLEGEWVSEPLRLRLRSGPAMVQVSRSAAGRVRVSQP, from the coding sequence GTGAATGGACAACACGGTTTCACCCTGATCGAGCTGATGGTGGTGCTGGTGATCGTCGGCATCGCCAGCGCCGCCATCAGCCTGAACATCCGCCCAGACCCGGCCAAGCCGTTGCGCAGTGATGCTGAACGCCTGGCGCAACTGCTTGAGCTGGCGCAAAGCGAGGCACAGGCCGAAGGCCAGGCGTTGCACTGGCAAAGCGACGGCGAGGGCTACCGCTTCGTGCGTGCCGATGGCCAGGTGGTGCAGGACGGGCCGCTCAGGCCCAGGCGCTGGCAAGCCGAAGGGATCAAGGTGCAAACCGAGCCCAAGGGGGCAATCTGGCTGGAGGGGGAATGGGTGAGCGAGCCGCTGCGTTTGCGCCTGCGCAGTGGCCCGGCAATGGTTCAGGTCAGCCGAAGCGCTGCAGGGCGGGTGCGGGTGAGCCAGCCATGA
- a CDS encoding alpha/beta fold hydrolase: protein MELTPWSYTCAENFTLRGWQSPPSGRPLLHFLHGNGFCSLAYQPLLLRLSEHFDLWLSDVQGHGDSDHGGAFCGWNRSAELALEAFASGRGEYGEVPCLAAGHSFGGVLTGLMLAREPQLFQRAVLLDPVLFSRRMLGVMGAAAMVGLHRRHALARKAATRRSHWPDRMAALASLQGRGIFKGWSETALHAYVEHAIGDCGEGVVLKCRPSREVEIFSSYPARMWQQLASISTPTCILYGEQTYPFVPRSVQRLAGLNAHVSAQQVAGGHCFMQEDPAMAAERVVAFLAG, encoded by the coding sequence ATGGAACTTACGCCTTGGTCCTATACGTGCGCAGAAAACTTCACGCTGCGTGGATGGCAATCGCCCCCTAGCGGTCGCCCACTGCTGCACTTTCTGCATGGCAACGGCTTTTGCAGCCTGGCCTATCAACCCCTGCTGCTGCGCCTGAGCGAACACTTCGACCTGTGGCTGAGCGATGTGCAGGGCCATGGCGACAGCGACCACGGCGGCGCCTTCTGCGGTTGGAACCGCTCGGCCGAGCTGGCCCTGGAGGCGTTTGCCAGTGGGCGTGGCGAGTATGGCGAGGTGCCGTGCCTTGCCGCCGGCCACAGCTTTGGTGGCGTGCTGACCGGGCTGATGCTGGCCCGCGAGCCACAGCTGTTCCAGCGCGCGGTGCTGCTCGACCCGGTGCTGTTCAGCCGGCGCATGCTCGGGGTGATGGGGGCGGCCGCGATGGTTGGCCTGCACCGTCGGCATGCCCTGGCGCGCAAGGCCGCCACCCGTCGCAGCCACTGGCCCGACCGCATGGCCGCGCTGGCTTCGCTGCAGGGGCGGGGGATCTTCAAGGGCTGGAGCGAGACGGCCTTGCATGCCTATGTGGAGCACGCCATCGGTGACTGCGGCGAGGGCGTGGTACTCAAGTGCCGGCCCAGCCGCGAGGTGGAGATTTTCAGCTCGTACCCGGCGCGCATGTGGCAGCAGCTGGCAAGCATCAGCACCCCTACCTGCATCCTGTACGGCGAACAGACGTATCCCTTCGTGCCCCGCTCGGTGCAGCGCCTGGCCGGGCTGAATGCCCATGTGAGCGCGCAGCAGGTGGCGGGTGGGCACTGCTTCATGCAGGAAGACCCGGCGATGGCGGCCGAGCGGGTGGTGGCGTTTCTTGCAGGCTGA
- a CDS encoding type II secretion system protein N: MFERFRVSSGQLLQGLGLLAVVAGLATFASVLWPRSTVVADAPGTVLEVPVDSAAGRWFADLPSQAQITVSGVMAGSQGAVAIVSLDGGPARAVRSGEELARGVRLVAIEGQGLLIERGGQRSRIEVPVLAQAGFWGEPPQPSAN, from the coding sequence ATGTTCGAGCGTTTCAGGGTTTCATCCGGCCAGCTGTTGCAGGGCCTGGGCTTGCTGGCCGTCGTTGCGGGCCTGGCCACGTTTGCCAGCGTGCTGTGGCCAAGGTCGACGGTGGTGGCCGATGCGCCGGGCACAGTGCTCGAAGTGCCCGTCGACAGCGCTGCCGGGCGCTGGTTTGCCGACCTGCCATCCCAGGCGCAGATCACCGTCAGCGGGGTCATGGCCGGCAGCCAGGGCGCGGTGGCCATTGTCAGCCTCGACGGCGGCCCGGCGCGCGCAGTACGCAGTGGCGAGGAGCTGGCCCGTGGCGTGCGCCTGGTGGCCATCGAGGGCCAGGGCTTGTTGATCGAACGCGGCGGCCAGCGCAGCCGCATCGAAGTGCCGGTGCTGGCCCAGGCCGGGTTCTGGGGCGAGCCGCCTCAGCCCTCGGCGAACTGA
- the pvdQ gene encoding bifunctional acylase PvdQ, which produces MGLTTVLATASLACQAGEAGDASAQIRRTSFGTPHILAKDERGLGYGIGYAYAQDNLCLLANEVLTVNGERSRYLGAAGKTPDQRDNLASDLFFTWLNNPTATSAFLQAQPAAVRDLLEGYASGYNRALGERRAQGLPAECGDGDWVRPITSLDLVKLTRRLLAEGGVGQFAEAVVAATPPKLAAQRPTVDYGQALARQQQFAQSRGSNAVAVGAQRSATGRGMLLANPHFPWIGGMRFYQMQLTIPGQLDVMGAALPGLPVVNIGFNRHLAWTHTVDKSNHFTLYRLQLDPKDPTRYLFDGQSLPLTPYKVSVAVKGEDGTLQTVERSLYLSKFGPVVQWPGRLDWDNQAAYSLRDANLDNTRVLQQWYQINRAGSLQALKDSVAQLQGVPWVNTVAVDEAGHALYLNQSVVPYVDEALLGQCGNPQQAGPLVVLDGSRSACQWKVDPQAAQPGIFPIGLLPSLERTDYVQHSNDSAWLANPAAPLTGFSPLVSRAGQPLGMRSRFALQRLAGNGKVSADDLQRMVFDDEVYLASLLRPDLLQWCQGVDADLQSLCANLKAWNGKAGLDAGIGLVHFQNMAAVLQQHPEIWRVAFDPADPLHTPRGLAVEQAAVRKLLREAALASIEQVKKDGLAADVRWGQVQLAKNGVPVPGGAQELGVYNAMISVPVAPGKRLVVSGSSYLQVVTFTDQGPKAEGILAFSLSSEAASGHASDQTKAFAAGKLTAIPFTEAQIKADPEYRAVVIRERDGAAIASKQ; this is translated from the coding sequence CTGGGCCTCACCACAGTGCTGGCCACTGCGAGCCTGGCCTGCCAGGCGGGCGAAGCCGGCGATGCATCGGCGCAGATCCGCCGCACCAGCTTCGGTACGCCACACATCCTGGCCAAGGATGAACGTGGCCTGGGCTACGGCATCGGTTACGCCTACGCCCAGGACAACCTGTGCCTGCTGGCCAACGAAGTGCTCACGGTGAACGGCGAGCGCTCCCGCTATTTGGGGGCGGCCGGCAAGACTCCGGATCAGCGCGACAACCTGGCCAGTGACCTGTTCTTCACCTGGCTCAACAACCCCACTGCAACCAGCGCCTTCCTGCAGGCGCAACCTGCTGCCGTGCGTGACCTGCTGGAAGGCTATGCCAGTGGCTACAACCGTGCGCTGGGCGAGCGCCGTGCCCAAGGCTTGCCTGCCGAGTGTGGCGATGGTGATTGGGTCAGGCCGATCACCAGCCTGGACCTGGTCAAGCTGACCCGGCGCCTGCTGGCCGAAGGCGGTGTCGGCCAGTTCGCCGAGGCGGTGGTCGCTGCAACCCCACCCAAGCTGGCTGCGCAACGCCCAACGGTCGACTACGGCCAGGCCCTGGCCCGTCAGCAGCAGTTCGCCCAGTCACGCGGCAGCAACGCGGTGGCAGTTGGAGCGCAGCGCTCGGCCACGGGGCGCGGTATGCTGCTGGCCAACCCGCATTTCCCCTGGATAGGGGGCATGCGTTTTTATCAGATGCAACTGACCATCCCGGGCCAACTGGATGTGATGGGGGCTGCGCTGCCGGGGTTGCCGGTGGTCAACATCGGTTTCAACCGCCATCTGGCATGGACTCATACCGTCGACAAGTCCAATCATTTCACCCTCTACCGCCTGCAGCTGGACCCGAAAGACCCGACCCGCTACCTGTTCGACGGGCAGTCCCTGCCATTGACGCCGTACAAGGTCAGCGTCGCCGTGAAGGGCGAGGATGGCACCTTGCAAACCGTTGAGCGCTCCCTGTACCTGTCGAAGTTCGGGCCCGTGGTGCAATGGCCCGGTCGCCTGGACTGGGATAACCAGGCCGCCTACAGCTTGCGTGATGCCAACCTGGACAACACCCGGGTCCTGCAGCAGTGGTACCAGATCAACCGCGCAGGCAGCCTGCAAGCACTGAAGGATTCGGTGGCCCAGTTGCAGGGCGTGCCGTGGGTCAACACCGTGGCCGTGGATGAGGCTGGCCATGCGCTGTACCTGAACCAGTCGGTGGTGCCCTATGTGGACGAGGCCCTGCTCGGGCAATGTGGCAATCCGCAGCAGGCCGGCCCGCTGGTGGTGCTGGATGGCTCGCGCAGCGCCTGCCAATGGAAGGTCGACCCGCAGGCTGCCCAGCCGGGCATCTTCCCGATAGGGCTGCTGCCAAGCCTTGAGCGCACCGACTACGTGCAACACTCCAACGACTCGGCCTGGCTGGCCAACCCGGCTGCGCCGCTGACCGGTTTCTCGCCGCTGGTCAGCCGTGCCGGGCAGCCGCTGGGCATGCGCAGCCGCTTTGCCCTGCAGCGTCTGGCAGGCAATGGCAAAGTCAGTGCAGATGACCTGCAACGTATGGTGTTCGACGACGAGGTGTACCTGGCCAGCCTGCTGCGCCCGGACCTGCTGCAATGGTGCCAGGGCGTCGACGCCGACCTGCAGTCGCTGTGCGCCAACCTGAAGGCCTGGAACGGCAAGGCTGGCCTGGACGCGGGCATTGGCCTGGTGCATTTCCAGAACATGGCCGCCGTGCTGCAGCAGCATCCCGAAATCTGGCGGGTGGCGTTCGACCCGGCCGACCCGCTGCATACCCCGCGTGGTCTGGCGGTGGAGCAGGCGGCGGTGCGCAAGCTGTTGCGCGAAGCGGCACTGGCCTCGATCGAGCAGGTGAAAAAGGACGGGCTGGCCGCTGACGTGCGCTGGGGGCAGGTGCAACTGGCAAAAAACGGTGTGCCGGTGCCGGGCGGGGCGCAGGAGCTGGGGGTATACAACGCGATGATCAGCGTGCCGGTGGCGCCAGGCAAGCGCCTGGTGGTCAGTGGCTCGAGCTACCTGCAGGTGGTGACCTTCACCGATCAGGGGCCAAAAGCTGAAGGGATACTGGCGTTCTCGCTGTCCAGCGAGGCGGCCTCCGGCCATGCATCCGACCAGACCAAGGCCTTTGCTGCCGGAAAGCTGACCGCCATTCCGTTCACCGAGGCGCAGATCAAGGCAGACCCTGAGTATCGCGCGGTGGTGATCCGGGAACGGGACGGTGCGGCGATCGCCAGCAAGCAATGA
- a CDS encoding FecR family protein, with protein MPQISPDSELQRQAQDWLVRLTSGQATQADANALRQWCARSPAHAEAFAQARELWHLLGPAARQASQVVPMPRLSRRALLGGAVAASAAFVVWRGGLLEAPDTAEVAFATEQGEQRSILLAPGIDLELNVRTRVGREGQALALLSGEIEVQASQAVQVRARQGLISAAQARFNVRELDDAVCVTCLSGELRIATQGQDAVLPAGQQLRYGAQGLGTPERFDAGQVMAWRERMLVFRDAPLAQVIDEINRYRPGRLVLLNPTLGRRRVQARFSFEQLPEAAALIRAAYGARCLELPGGVVLVS; from the coding sequence ATGCCCCAGATTTCCCCCGACAGCGAACTGCAGCGCCAGGCCCAGGACTGGCTGGTGCGGCTGACTTCCGGCCAGGCCACCCAGGCCGATGCCAACGCCCTGCGCCAGTGGTGCGCGCGCAGCCCGGCGCATGCCGAGGCCTTTGCCCAGGCGCGCGAGCTGTGGCATCTGCTGGGCCCGGCGGCGCGCCAGGCCAGCCAGGTGGTACCGATGCCGCGCCTGAGCCGTCGGGCACTGTTGGGCGGCGCGGTGGCGGCATCTGCCGCGTTCGTGGTGTGGCGCGGCGGGCTGCTGGAGGCGCCGGATACAGCCGAGGTGGCCTTCGCGACCGAGCAGGGCGAGCAGCGCAGCATTCTGCTGGCGCCAGGCATTGACCTGGAGCTGAACGTGCGCACGCGGGTGGGTCGTGAAGGCCAGGCCCTTGCGCTGCTCAGCGGCGAGATCGAAGTGCAGGCCAGCCAGGCCGTGCAGGTGCGCGCAAGGCAGGGGCTGATCAGCGCTGCCCAGGCGCGGTTCAATGTGCGCGAGCTGGATGATGCGGTGTGCGTCACTTGCCTTAGCGGTGAGTTGCGTATCGCCACCCAAGGCCAGGACGCGGTGCTGCCGGCCGGCCAGCAATTGCGCTATGGCGCCCAAGGGCTGGGCACCCCGGAGCGGTTCGACGCAGGCCAGGTGATGGCCTGGCGCGAGCGCATGCTGGTGTTCCGTGATGCGCCGCTGGCACAGGTGATTGACGAGATCAACCGCTACCGCCCTGGGCGTCTGGTGCTGCTGAACCCGACCCTGGGCCGGCGCCGGGTACAGGCGCGCTTCAGTTTCGAGCAGTTGCCCGAAGCCGCAGCGTTGATTCGCGCCGCCTATGGCGCCCGCTGCCTGGAGTTGCCTGGCGGGGTGGTTTTGGTCAGTTGA
- a CDS encoding LysE family translocator translates to MLASLDLLTAFVLFAFVSSITPGPNNTMLLASGVNFGVRRSVPHALGISIGFGVMVLAVGLGLGEVFKAWPPLYSILRYGGAAYLLYLAWKIATSGPMAGDTASGRKPLSFWGAAAFQWVNPKAWVMALGAITTYTPAQGYVFNVIVIAALFTLVNLPSVGIWVMFGSALRNLLRKPRAVVLFNVLMAVLLVISLYPLLFVESAFS, encoded by the coding sequence ATGCTTGCCTCCCTCGACCTGCTCACGGCCTTCGTGCTGTTTGCCTTTGTCTCGTCCATCACTCCCGGCCCCAACAACACCATGCTACTGGCCTCGGGGGTCAACTTTGGTGTGCGCCGCAGTGTGCCCCACGCCTTGGGCATCAGCATCGGTTTCGGGGTGATGGTGCTGGCGGTGGGCCTGGGGCTGGGCGAGGTGTTCAAGGCCTGGCCGCCGCTGTACAGCATCCTGCGCTACGGTGGCGCGGCGTACCTGTTGTACCTGGCCTGGAAGATTGCCACCTCGGGGCCGATGGCCGGCGATACCGCCAGTGGCCGCAAGCCACTGAGTTTCTGGGGCGCGGCTGCGTTCCAGTGGGTCAACCCGAAAGCCTGGGTCATGGCGCTGGGGGCAATCACCACCTACACCCCGGCCCAGGGCTATGTGTTCAACGTCATTGTCATTGCCGCGCTGTTCACCCTGGTCAACCTGCCTAGCGTGGGTATCTGGGTAATGTTTGGCAGCGCCCTGCGCAACCTGCTGCGCAAGCCGCGCGCGGTGGTGCTGTTCAATGTCCTGATGGCCGTGCTGCTGGTGATTTCGCTGTATCCGTTACTCTTTGTAGAATCGGCGTTTTCTTAA
- a CDS encoding DUF1652 domain-containing protein, producing the protein MSLIGVSMLEMRQMIEQACLPDRCEVSCTDGEHLTIRLGQADDVLTVTDVAVANLNSCRDLVGLVAQLKAQRQAPAQPLKAIA; encoded by the coding sequence ATGTCGTTGATAGGCGTTTCGATGCTGGAGATGCGGCAGATGATCGAGCAGGCCTGCCTGCCGGATCGCTGCGAGGTGAGTTGCACGGACGGTGAACACCTGACCATCCGCCTGGGCCAGGCAGACGATGTACTGACCGTGACTGACGTGGCGGTGGCAAACCTGAACAGTTGCCGTGACCTGGTGGGGCTGGTGGCGCAGCTCAAGGCCCAGCGCCAGGCACCCGCACAGCCGCTCAAGGCCATTGCCTGA
- a CDS encoding HlyD family secretion protein produces the protein MNQAVSPDPQHHLAQRHAARRQRILRLGLAGAVGVALLAYGAYWWQAGRFLQQTDDAYVRADWAPISARVSGYVAEVAVADNARVKAGDVLVRLDARDFRDRLRKAQARLAVSEAALEVQRLRLRTFAAEQAEQVQAIARADAERGGSRGEAQRAEADWQRYQRLAEWQAASVQRMEQARATRIQAHALQRAADAELARQHAHKAVLAQQGRQLEAQLQQRQADLDQARAEADLARSALADTEIRAPFDGVVGQRKVRQQQYVTPGLPLLAVVPVEQAYVVANFKETQLAHLHPGQPVTLEVDTFGQHWRGTVDSVSPGSGAVFALLPPDNATGNFTKIVQRFPVRIHLEPEPAGAPRLLPGMSVIATVDTRQVRDEH, from the coding sequence ATGAACCAGGCGGTCAGCCCAGACCCGCAACACCACCTCGCCCAACGCCACGCGGCCCGCCGCCAGCGCATTTTGCGCCTGGGCCTGGCGGGTGCGGTGGGGGTGGCGCTGCTGGCCTACGGCGCCTACTGGTGGCAGGCCGGGCGCTTTCTGCAGCAGACCGACGACGCCTACGTACGCGCCGACTGGGCGCCGATCAGCGCCCGGGTCAGCGGCTATGTGGCCGAGGTGGCGGTGGCCGACAACGCCAGGGTCAAGGCTGGCGATGTGCTGGTGCGCCTGGATGCCCGGGATTTTCGCGACCGCCTGCGCAAGGCCCAGGCTCGCCTGGCGGTCAGCGAGGCGGCGCTCGAGGTGCAGCGCCTGCGCCTGCGCACCTTCGCCGCCGAACAGGCCGAGCAGGTTCAGGCCATTGCCCGGGCAGACGCCGAGCGCGGCGGCAGCCGTGGCGAGGCGCAGCGTGCCGAGGCGGACTGGCAACGCTACCAGCGCCTGGCCGAGTGGCAGGCGGCCAGTGTGCAGCGCATGGAGCAGGCCCGCGCCACGCGCATCCAGGCCCACGCCCTGCAGCGCGCCGCCGACGCCGAACTGGCTCGCCAGCATGCCCATAAAGCGGTGCTGGCGCAGCAGGGCCGACAGCTCGAGGCGCAGTTGCAGCAGCGCCAGGCCGATCTCGACCAGGCGCGGGCCGAAGCTGACCTTGCCCGCAGTGCCTTGGCCGATACCGAAATCCGCGCGCCGTTCGACGGTGTGGTGGGCCAGCGCAAGGTACGCCAGCAGCAGTACGTGACGCCGGGGCTGCCGCTGCTGGCGGTGGTGCCGGTCGAGCAGGCTTATGTCGTGGCCAACTTCAAGGAAACCCAGCTGGCGCACCTGCACCCGGGCCAGCCGGTCACCCTCGAAGTGGACACCTTCGGCCAGCACTGGCGCGGTACCGTCGACAGCGTTTCGCCAGGCTCGGGTGCGGTGTTCGCCTTGCTGCCGCCGGACAACGCCACCGGCAATTTCACCAAGATCGTCCAGCGCTTCCCGGTGCGCATCCACCTTGAGCCGGAGCCTGCCGGTGCGCCGCGGCTGCTGCCGGGCATGTCGGTGATCGCCACGGTCGACACCCGCCAGGTGCGCGATGAGCACTGA